A region of the Stieleria neptunia genome:
CGCCTTGGCCATAACCGCGTCCATCACATCGGGCACTGCCGTCCACACGCATGAACGAAACCGACTCCGTTTGCCGGTACAACTCGTTGGGCAGTGAATCATTGGCGATGTTCGGGTCACCACCGGACTGGATGACATAGACATCGAGTTTGCCGTCACGATCGAAATCCAACAGCGCCAACCCTCCGCCGTTGGCCTGGTGCAGATAGAAATCGACTTCTTGCACGTTGTAGTCGCTGACGAATGACGTGCGGATGCCGGAGGCGTGGGCAACATCGCGAAACAACAGCGGGCTCTTGCCGGTCTGCACCGATTCCGACGCGTTCCCCTTGATCGCCAACAACGGCTGGGGCAACGGGTAGCCGCCGGGGTCAAACCCCAACAATTTCTTTGTCCGCGCCCGCACGATTTGTTCCTCGGTCGATGCGCGTTCCCATTGCCGAACCGCCTCGGCGCGCTGCCGCAGCTTGTCCAACTGCGCCGCCCCGCCGGCTCCACGCTCGGTCGCGATTTTGTACCATCCCAGCGCCTCCCACGGACGCACCAGGGACTCCAGGACCGCACCGATTTCGAACGCATCACTGGCATCGGCCTGGGCGGCTTTGCGAAACACCGCGTCCAGTTTTGCCAACGAGGCTTGCACGGCGGCGGCGCGTTCGTCCTGTCCGCTGCGTGACAACGCGGCGATCATCAAACGCAACGCGCGGCGGTCGCTGGGATCAATTTCAACCGCCTTGGCCAGCGCCGCAATACTTTGCCGATCTTGGTCGATCCCCTGCAGCCACATTCCCACGGCGACCCAATAATCCGACTGGGCCTCAATCCCATCGGGCACTTCTTCCAGCCATCGCACGAACGCCGCGTCGCGATTCGCTTCGACGAGCACGCGTCCGTAAAACGCTTCCACACTCGTGTGGCCGGGGATCTCTCGGCGGAGCGTCTCCAGGATCGTCAACGCTTCGTCGATCTCTTTGTCGGCGATGTACGTTTGACGCGCCTGCCCCAAAGCGAAAAGCCCGCGGTGGGAGGGATCGATCCATTGGTCGAACCCGACGATTCGAAACGGCGCCGAAACGTCGATCAGGCTCAGCACTTCGCGGGCGTCGGCCACGCCCATTTTCAACAAGGTTTGCACCTGGGCCGCGGCTTCTTGGCGGCGGCCTTGCGAGCACAACAGCTGGGCCAAAAAACGATAACCGTCCGGCGCCTCGGGAAATCGCTCGACCATCTGACGACCGATCCGTTCCGCCAAGCCCCAATCGCCCGCTTGCAAGGCGACTTGAATCTGGCCGTGCAGTTCCTGCAAGCTCGGCGACGTTTCAATCCCGGCGGCATGCGGATTGGAATCCTGATCGGCAGCCACAGGGAGTCGCTCGCGCTTGGGCGTCGCGGCCGACGGTTGTGGCGGAACCGACGGACGGTTTTCGGCGTCGCAGCCGATCGTGGCCAATCCGACCAAGCCGACCACTAAGATTCGCGACGCACCAATCGTACTGCTTCTCCACGCCATAAAATTTCAAGATCCTGTTTCGCCCACCGCTCACGTCCAATCGACGGATCACCGACTTCGACTCCGCCATCCTCAGCCGGTCCGTACAAGACGACACTGTGTCGAAATCCTCGCGGCCAACCGTAGTCCTTAATGTAGCGTGATTCGATTTCTGGTGATGCGACCGTTCCGAAACGGGGAAACCCGACCAGGATCAAGCAGGGGAACAGATCGTCGCGCTGCTCACGGCTGAGCAGATCCTCCAGGGTGACGTCCATCACTTCGGGCTCCAGGTCCGTCTTTGCCGTCGCTAGGCGAAGCCCCCGCCACAGACCCAGCGAGGTGGTTCCGAGCGCGTCGGTCAAACACCACCGCACCAATTGGTGTTCTTCGGCGTCGATCCCATTGGCCTTCAACAGCGTTGCCGCCGCCGCGGGGCTGCACGTCACGCTGCCCGACTGCTGGCACACGTCGTGCCCCAGCCAAACCGTGTTCCTGCTGTGCCGCACCGGACGAATCACCGGCTGCACGATCGGCTGCAACAGCATCGCCGTGGCGAATACCCCCAGCACCAACGACAACCCGCCGCGCCGCCAGAGCGGACGGTTGGGGATCGCCAGCGCCGCCGCGGACGCCACGCACAAAAAGATCGGCGCAAAATTGGTCCACACGATCGCGGCAGTCAACGGAACGAAACGCGCCCACGTCAACATGCCATTGAGAAAGTAAACGTAGCCGGCCGCCGAAAACACCGAAACGCACAACACCACGCTGGACAGTCGAGACTGGCGTTTCATCCGTGACGCAACAAACCATCCGATCACCAGACACAGACAGATCATGACCGAAGTCGCGACGACGAGATCCAGCATGGACACCCTCCGGAAGAAAAGACATGCGGAGACCAACGAGGAGGCCGTTTAGTGTAACATCCCCTGGATCCCGAAGGCCATGAAAATTCCGCCGCATCTTCCGCCGCTTCCGAGTCGTGCAGTCTTGAGAGTCACCCTCCTGGCAGGAGGGTCGAGCGAAGCGAGGGGAGGTCGATTCGTAAATTGCCAGTCCAACGTTGGTGTTCCTTTTCTAGCCCGCTTCGCCACAATAGCACCTCCCCCCCGGCCCTTCCCTCTCACGTCTTCACTCGCCGTCCATGCCGCTGCTTCGCGATCTGATGCCGCTGTTTGCCATCCAGTTGGCACTGCTGATCGCAACGCTCGCCCTCGGCCCAGGCAATTTGGCCGATGTCCGTGTTCAGCTGACCTGGACGGGATTCGTGGCGCTGGGCTGGCTGATCGCGCCCTCCTGGGTCGGCAACCACGGCGCGCTGATGCGGCGTTATTTGGCCGCGATGATCTCCGCCATCACGCTGCACGGATTGCTAGCTTTCACCGCGTCCCTGTGCGGATTCGGCATGAACACGTACTTGGCGATCTGGACGGCGGGACTGCTGACCGCAGGGATCTGGCGTCACGATCGCCTCCGCGGTCCAGCCCCGGTCGGTCCAGCCCCGGTCGGTCCAGCCCTGGGCGGTCCTGTGGTGGGCGGTCCCCGCTGGCCGGTCGGACACACGCTGGTGATCATCACCTTGATCGTGTTCTCGGTCTGCGTCTACCGCACACCCCGATCCAACGACATCCATCAGTTTCTGCTGCAGCAGCAAGACATGCTCCGGCACGCATCGCTGCGTGTTTCGTCGATCGGCATGGCGGCGATGGAAGTCGACCAGCCGATGCCCCGCTGGATGGCACACTACTGGCATTCGCTGCCCGCCATGATCGCCCACACCAGCGGCATCGCGGTCGATCAAGTCTTGCTTCGCTATGCAACCATCCCGGTCGCGTTCTCGGTGCTGCTGTGCCTGGTGGAGGCCCTGCGATCACTGGCAGGCCGGCGTGCTTCCTATCCGCTGGTGTTGCTCGCGATGCTGGGACCGGTGTTGCTCTGGTATCGAAACTTCAACGCGTTCAACTATTCGTTTCGCATCACCAATAATCTCTTGCTGGACAAAGACTTTGCGTTGTTCTTTCTGATCCCCGCGACCCTTTGGCTTGCGCGAGGTTGGATCCATGGCAAGTCTCGCTATTGGATTCCGCTGCTCGGCTTGCTGCCCGCCCTGGTGCGTTTCCATCCGCTGACGGCGATCTATCTGCTACTGCTCACCGCACCGTTTAGCATCCTCGTCACCCCCGTTGATCGGCCGGGCATTCGCCGCGTCGCCACGTTGGCCGTGGCGACGTTGTTGTTGTGCCTTGGCGTTGTTCTGATCGGTGACGCGCAAAGCAACCACGAACAGATTCGCCAAATCATTCAAATCGATTACGAAGCATCGCTGGACCGAAGGCCGATTCATT
Encoded here:
- a CDS encoding cysteine peptidase family C39 domain-containing protein, producing MLDLVVATSVMICLCLVIGWFVASRMKRQSRLSSVVLCVSVFSAAGYVYFLNGMLTWARFVPLTAAIVWTNFAPIFLCVASAAALAIPNRPLWRRGGLSLVLGVFATAMLLQPIVQPVIRPVRHSRNTVWLGHDVCQQSGSVTCSPAAAATLLKANGIDAEEHQLVRWCLTDALGTTSLGLWRGLRLATAKTDLEPEVMDVTLEDLLSREQRDDLFPCLILVGFPRFGTVASPEIESRYIKDYGWPRGFRHSVVLYGPAEDGGVEVGDPSIGRERWAKQDLEILWRGEAVRLVRRES
- a CDS encoding CRTAC1 family protein, which gives rise to MAWRSSTIGASRILVVGLVGLATIGCDAENRPSVPPQPSAATPKRERLPVAADQDSNPHAAGIETSPSLQELHGQIQVALQAGDWGLAERIGRQMVERFPEAPDGYRFLAQLLCSQGRRQEAAAQVQTLLKMGVADAREVLSLIDVSAPFRIVGFDQWIDPSHRGLFALGQARQTYIADKEIDEALTILETLRREIPGHTSVEAFYGRVLVEANRDAAFVRWLEEVPDGIEAQSDYWVAVGMWLQGIDQDRQSIAALAKAVEIDPSDRRALRLMIAALSRSGQDERAAAVQASLAKLDAVFRKAAQADASDAFEIGAVLESLVRPWEALGWYKIATERGAGGAAQLDKLRQRAEAVRQWERASTEEQIVRARTKKLLGFDPGGYPLPQPLLAIKGNASESVQTGKSPLLFRDVAHASGIRTSFVSDYNVQEVDFYLHQANGGGLALLDFDRDGKLDVYVIQSGGDPNIANDSLPNELYRQTESVSFMRVDGSARCDGRGYGQGVCAADVNQDGFVDLLVANIGRNQVLINQGDGTFRDVTSTHLPAESKWTSVIGVGDLDGDQIPDLVEVNYVDDPAVFMRKCKGELIACVPQSFRPAADRFWKADARGRFRQMASLVGDAVRPSYGFGLVIADFDGRPGNEVFVGNDGDLNQYWRGGLSTSAPLVEMAGISGLAVGATGVAAACMGIASGDFDRAGRLDLAITNFYKEPVNLFLQSRSGAFVDDAMRRGLDVPSRSVLGFGCQAADLDNDGWLDLAVLNGHLYDYRQQGIPFRMQPQLFRGSPKRFEPEQVSDDASYFAVKRLGRTLAQGDLDRDGRVDMVANHLDAPVALLLNQSNAGNWLQVQLVGRTSERDAVGAIVEIQCQGETFSSWMTGGDGYMCSNAPQLHFGIADHRAIEQLTVRWPNGDRETFDDVPINRHVLLIEGSGDVFSEH